GAGATCGAGCGGTTCCAGGATGCGGCCGGTGGCCGCGGCCAGCAGATGGTCGGCCAGCTCCGGGTTCCGGGCCAGCAGCGGGCCGTGCATGTAGGTGCCGAGCACGCTGCCCTGGATCACGCCCTCGACGGCCTCGCCCGCGGATTCCTGCGTGGAGCCGAAGGGCGCGCCGTTGCCGGTGCCGTGCCGCACGCGGCCGAGGGGCCGGGCATCCGGGCCGAGAGTCGTGGCGCCGCGATGGTTCTCGAATCCGGTCAGCGGCTGCGTCAGACCGTCGAGCAGCGGATCGGTGACGAGTTCCCCGATGGCCCGGGCCTCCATCGGCGACGTGGTGGCGTCGAACAGCCCGACGCCCTCCACCTTCTCGCCGGCCGCGGTCAGGTACCAGTGGCCGAGTACCTGAATGGCGGCGCAGATCGCGAGGACCGGCCGCCCGGCGGCGGCGGCGCGCTGCATGCCGGGGTGCTCGAGCAGGTGCCGGGTGGCCAGCCGCTGCGCGAAGTCCTCCGCGCCGCCGAGGGTGTACACATCCAGGGAGTCGGGGACGTCGTCGTCGAGCGTGATCGGGACGATCTCGGCGTCGATGCCGCGCATCCGGGCGCGCTGCCGCAGGACCAGGGCGTTGCCGCCGTCACCGTAGGTGCCCATCACGTCGGGGAGCACCAGGCCGATCCGCAGGGTCGATTCACTCATGACTGGCTCCTCGATGTCGGCACCGGGGCGGCTCCGGCCCGCTCCAGCGCGATGCCGAGGTCCCGGAAAGCGGTGTAGTTGGCGAGCACCTCGACCCGGCCCGGCGGGCACGACTCGATCGCCGCCATGGTGTCTTCGATCGTGGTGTGCTCGGCGCCGGCGTACAGCAGCCGCACGCCGAGGTCCGCGGCGCGCTCACCGGCGGCGATCACCTGCATGGTCTCGAAGGCCTCGAACCG
The nucleotide sequence above comes from Gordonia sp. PP30. Encoded proteins:
- a CDS encoding glutamine amidotransferase; the encoded protein is MSESTLRIGLVLPDVMGTYGDGGNALVLRQRARMRGIDAEIVPITLDDDVPDSLDVYTLGGAEDFAQRLATRHLLEHPGMQRAAAAGRPVLAICAAIQVLGHWYLTAAGEKVEGVGLFDATTSPMEARAIGELVTDPLLDGLTQPLTGFENHRGATTLGPDARPLGRVRHGTGNGAPFGSTQESAGEAVEGVIQGSVLGTYMHGPLLARNPELADHLLAAATGRILEPLDLPEIDLLRRERIAAAR